In Archaeoglobus profundus DSM 5631, the sequence AATATACGATGGTTTTGAGAATTATTTCAAAGAATACGAGATAGTTGAGCAAGAGGAGCCAGTTTTCGCTAGGAAGTCCGATCTTTATGAAATTTTGAAGGAGAAAATACCTAGGAAGCTTTGGGACTACATTCCGAGGAGATACAAAATAATTGGAGACGTTATACTCATCAAGATACCGGATGAACTCGAAGAATACAAGCAATTGATTGGAGAAACTCTTCTGAGTATTCACAAGCGTTGCAAGTCTGTATGGAGGGATTTGGGAAGAGAAGGCATGCTAAGAAAGCCGAAAGTCGAGCTTATAGCCGGTAGCGGAAGTGAGACCGTCCACAAAGAGAACGGATGTCTCTTCAAGCTAGATGTTACGAAGGTTATGTTCAGTGTAGGAAATCAGGGAGAGAGGATGAGAATAGTCAAGCTTGTTCAGGATGGGGAAGTTGTTGTGGACATGTTTGCAGGTATAGGTTACTTCACGATACCAATAGCTGTTCACACTAAAGCCAAGAAAATATACGCGATCGAAATAAACCCAGATTCCTACTTCTATCTCTTGGAAAACATCGAGTTAAATGACGTTAAAAACGTCATACCGATACTAGGAGATTCCATGTATGTAACTCCAGAAGGTGTAGCTGATAGGGTGGTTATGGGACACATATTCTGTCACGAATTTCTGCCAGTAGCGATTAAAGCTTTAAAGGGTGACGGCTACATCCACTATCACGAATCCGTACCGGAAGTAATAATTAACAGGCCGATTGAAAGAATAAAGAGTGCTTGCGAATCTTTAGGTAAAAATGTCAAAATAGAGAATTTCAGAAAAGTAAAGAACTACTCTCCCGGTGTTCTACACGTCGTAGTCGATGCTTACGTTTACTGAAAGAGAAAAATATTAAATAATCTTGAAAGAAACATATACACATGGATTTTGGCGATATCGTTGTTAAAAATGCGATCAAGATAGTTGACTTCTTGAAGGTACTCCCAAAAGTTTTGGAGGATCAGAAGGAAAGATTGAACGAATTTGTAAAAATTTTAAAAGATTCGAAAGCCATTCACGTCTACGGTGTTGGGAGAAGCGGGGCAGTGGCCCTATGCTTTGCCATAAGGCTCAAGCACTTTGAGAAAGTTCTGGGTTGTAAAGTTTGGTGGGTTGGCGATGAAGTGAGGGAGAAGATTGAAGAGGGAGACACCCTAATAGCGTTTTCTGGTTCGGGAGAGACTGCTGAAGTTCTGATAGTTGCTGAAAGAGCTAAAAATGCAAATGCAAAGGTTGTGGCGGTAACGTCTTTCGAAGATTCAAGCTTAGCTAGGATGGCAGATTTGGTTATAATTATCCCCGGTGGACTTGAAAAAAGAAAGGGATGGAAATATCTCGAAGCTCAGTTTGTTGGAGAGTTCTATGGAGGTGGAGAGTTCGAACTACTTGCTTACGCATTTCAGGAGGTTTTAATAAACGCCATAGGAGAGTACTTTGGAATTCCGAAAGATGTCGTGATAAAGGAGCATGAGAGAAATTCTATACATAGAAAATCATCCTAGTTATATCTCTCGTTGCCGGAGCTAAACCCAAGACGAGTAGCACGAACTTTATGAAGTTTTTAAGCTGAACATCTCTCTCCTTTTCGAGTATCCAGAGTACTAATGTAAAGACTACGAACTTGGTTGGGATTAAAACCCAAGCACCAAACTGGTTTATTAGCAGTCTTGGAATTACGTGGAGCTCCCAGTAGTTCAGATAAGTTATCCCGTAAAAGGTAGCACTTGCATCGAGCATGTGAGAGAAGAATACAGAAATACTCAGCTTATCCAATCCTAGGAACCTTGCAGGGAGGTAAAAGAGTGCTGTTGCGAATGTTGCAATGGCTGCAGATATCGGAAGGACTTCTATGTGAATAATCTCCAGATTGAGCAAGAGGAATGACAATGTCAGAACGGATAAGATTACGCCTAACGCAAAGTGATGCTTCCAGTAATTTTCTTTTCTAAGTTTGAGGTTTAGAAGGAGTGATGGAAAGGCTATACAGAACACAACTACATAGATGAAAGGAGACATGAAAAAGTAAGATAGTGGTGGTTTCAGAAATCCGGCATCTTCAACAACCCTCAGAAATGAGCCAAAGAATACGTAGGGAACATTTGAAATAAAAAATCTCTCGTCGAAAGATAAACGCTTTGAAAGATATTTGTAAATCGCGTAGACCGCAAGTATCAGAATGATTGCCCAAGTTACAGTGTTCACGGGATTGTACCCGGTCTTGTAAACTATTGAGTCTATATAGTACTTCTTGATGAAATCCCAGATCATGAGAAAGGCAGATGTTGGAGGAATTAAAGGGTTGCGATAACGTCTTATTTTCTGATGATTAAAAGGCAGTATGAAGGTTAAGGATGCACCAAAGACTTCGACATCGATAATCGTTAGATCATCAGCAAATGCAAGGATCTCTCAATCCAAAGACCCCCTTCTCGAACTTATGAGAAGACTCTTTAGAAAGGAGGAAATTGCTTTGAAAGCCGTTAAATTCGTGAGTATGATTGAAGAGAGAGCTAAATCTGGAAATCCGTTGAAAGTGGAGGAGTGGGAGAAGATTTTGGAGGAGCTTGGAATGGCAAAATCATCGTTTTATGCAATGAGAAACAAGCTCTTGGGGGCGGGTATGATTTCGATAAAGAATGGAGAGTACAAGCTTTCTGGAATGTTCAGCAAGGATTTGATGGATATGGCGAGATGGTGGTGGGTTGTGATGTTGGGTTACGATGCAGAAAGCCTTTAATTTACTTACTTCTCCTTAACTCCTCATACTTCCTTCTGACCTCTTCAGCCAACTTCTCGTCAAGCTCACCCCTGAAGTAATCCAATCTCGCTGCGATTGCCAGCTTTGCGGCCATGAATCTTGCCATCTTTCCCCTCTTCTTCTTTGGCAGTGTTCTTATGAAAGGATGGAGGAATATTATACCGTGCTTTGGAGTTTTAGCCCTCTTACCTCTTCTCATCCTAGCCAAAGCCTTGTATAAACTCTTCTCAGCACCTAAAATCTGTATCTTGCTACCCGGTAAGAATGCTAGTCTTTCCAAGCTACCAGCCTTCTCAAGCAGTCTGGCCGTGATAAGAGGCCCAGCTATCTCAGAGAGGTTCGGAGCAATCTTCGTAACTATATCCTCTATTTCCTTCTCTATTCTCCTCCTAAGAGCTTTCAACCTGTCTATTGACTCTCTAAACTCTTCAGTTACCTCACTAACCTTAACCTCTTCAACATCTCTGAGCTTCTCTTCGAGCATGTTTATCGATTCGTTGAGCTTGTCTAAGGCTTTCAAAAGTAGAATTGCATACCTGTCTTCCCTCTTAAGCTCCCTCTCAACATCCTCCTCAGTTACGGTTATAGCTATCTTTCTGAGAGTTTTGTAGTAATCCTCTAGCGATTTGAAGACCTTCAATCCCACTTCTGGAAGGTTAAAGGGCAAAGGTTCAGCATTTTCAGCACTTCTAAAGGCTTTTACGAAATTTTCAGCTTTTTTCACTACGTAATCGCCATCTTTCTCTTCAACTTCACCAAACCAAGTCTTCCACATGAACATCAATTTTGCTTAGTTGTTAAAAACGTTTGTTCCTTCAAAGCTTACACATTACCTTTCTACCGCTATTATCTATTCCGTAAAGTTCTCCACCAATCTTCAACGGAATTATAATCTCTGAATCAGCATCTTCCACATTGCTAATCCTTCTGACGTCAACTATCTCGAAATCTTCGAGCGTTACAGCCAAGAATTCTATATTCTCTACTTCTTCACACTCCTTACCCCTAAGAATTGCTGGCATTAGGTTGTAAGAGCTACCAACCCAAACACCTAACTCCCTCCCATAAATCATCTCCTGCAAAACTCTGCTGAAGAAGAACCAGTCTTCCTCAACAAGTCTCTGCTTTGGATAGCTTCCGAGCCTGTAAATAATTTCTTCAGCATTTTCCTTTTCATGCACCCAGTTGCAACCCTTACAACTCCAAATGTATCCGTCCTCAGTTAAAATCAGTTCACCTCCCAAGTCGTATATCAAGCAAGGATAGAAGGGGCAGTAGCAGAATGTACAGTCCTGACCGTAAAAGTGGCAGGGGTAGTATTTGCACTCGTAATTCGGGCCGTATATACCGTCTAAAGCTCTGAACAACTCTATAAGAGTTTTTTCTCTATTCTCGTTCATCCTATCAACTTAAAAATGGTGGTATTTTAACTCTATCGTCTAAGCATTGCTATCATATCCCCAACTTCAACTCCCAAATCCATCGCAACTGGCTTACACTTTGCCTTTAATAGGAAAGCAATGGGCTTGAATCTGCTATCTGATAAACTCTCGTAGTTTGCCATTCCCTTAGCTATTATCACATCCGCGCTTTCTAACCTTTCCAAGGTTTCAGGCGGTAACTCCTCCTCTATTATCCCTATAGCACCTTCCCCGTTTGTTAAAATCTCGTCTGCAATCTTATCAACTCCAACGGCTAGGGCATCTTCGAGTGTTGCATCACTAATAATAGGTTTTCCTCTAACAACTACTGTGAGCCTTTCGCAAATTTTCTTTATTTCCTTCATGAAGAGAGTGTCAATAACAATCTCACCACAGTTGTCGGTTAGGTAGCAAACCTTACCCTTGCAAAGCTCCCTTATTTCATCTAGATCATCAATTTTCAGTCCCTTCTTGAATTCTCTGATAAAGAACGTTAAAAAGTCTTCATCCTCTACCTCATGCCCCATAACTCCGTAGTCAAACGTATTTGCGATTATCGAGGCTATTGCAGAAGCTCTAAACGTATCGGGCTGATTTTCGACAAAAGCTTTTACTATTGGTAGGTTTTCCATAGCAACCTTATTTGCCTTCTCCTTAACTTCTTTGTAAGGATCTTCAACACCCAAAACTTCGTAAACCTTTCTATGCATCTCCGTCGCTATATGAGCGTTTATACTTCTAGTGAAGTATTTTTCAGCCAAAACCTTCAGAGCGACACCTACAGCCTTAAATATTAGCTCTTCATCGTCGGTTACAAATCTGCTCTCCATGTATGCCCTGTTTAGCAGGCAAGCTGGACAGATGGGATAAATTCTCATGCTCCAAAGTCAGCTTTGGACAGATAAATCATTCTCTTTAAATTCCCAACACCTTACCACTACACTTTTCGAAAACCTTAAAAAATTTTAATAAAAAATAAAATTTAAAAATCTAAAAGATTATCGCTTAAAACTATTATCTTAATGCTTTAAAGCGTTGTTTTAGCCTTCTGTAGAACTCTGCAAGATGTTTATGCCACGTACCGAAAAGATTATATAGTTTGAAATCTAACTAACTATTGGAGGCGAAGGTCAAATCTCTAAGACTGAAAACCTACGGGTTTTCTAATCTTAGGGATTTGACTGAGAGTGGGTAACCACTCGTTGTTGGCGGTAACATCCGCCAACAATGCCTCCTCTCTACATCTTCATACTTAGGACGATTCCGAGACTACACAACGTCTAAATTGTGACTTCGTGTAGTATAAGTGAGAAATATTTAAAGTAAATTAGGTGCAAAAAATGTCAAAAAAATTTTCTCAAAAAGATGTATATGAGCCATCGGAAGAAACCAGAAGGTATGCATGGGTTAACAATGAAAGGATTTACGAGATGGCTTTAGATTATCTTACATTTTGGGATTCTGTTGCAAAGAACGATATTGAGTGGTTTGAGCCCTACAGAGAGGTGCTCGATAGTAGTAACGCTCCTTTTTACAGATGGTTTGTTGGTGGGAAGATCAACATAACCCACAACTGCCTCGATAGACATGTAGAGACAAAAGGAGATAAAACAGCAATAATATGGCAGGGAGAGCCTGAGAACGAGAAGGAGAGGATAACTTACCGCGAACTCTACCGGAGGGTTTGCAGATTCGCCAACGCCCTCAGAGCGCTTGGAGTGAGGAAGGAAGATGTAGTCACAATCTACATGGGTATGGTGCCTGAGCTACCGATTGCGATGCTAGCATGCGCGAGAATTGGTGCTATTCACAATGTGGTTTTTGGGGGTTTCTCAGCTACAGCCTTAAGAGATAGAATAAACGATGCAAATTCTAAAGTGGTTGTTACAATGGATGGTTACTACAGAAGGGGTAAGGTTATTGAAACTAAACGCATCGTTGATAAAGCTCTGGAGGGTTGCAACGTTGAGAGCGTTGTTGTGCTTGAGAGAATCGGCAATGATGTGAATATGGTCGATGGAAGAGATGTCTGGTGGCATGAACTGGAAGAAGGTCTTCCTAACAAGTGTGAGTGCAAAGCTCTCGACAGCGAACACACGTTGTTCATACTCTACACATCTGGAACGACTGGCAAGCCGAAAGGCGTTTTGCACGTTCATGGGGGTTACAACGTTGGCACTCACATTACAACCAAGTGGGTTTTCGATTTGAAAGATAGAGATGTATTCTGGTGCACAGCAGATATAGGCTGGATCACTGGACATAGCTATGTTGTCTATGGTCCTCTTAGCAACGGTGCGACCGTGCTAATCTACGAAGGTGCTCCAGACTATCCACAGCCGGACAGATGGTGGAGCATTATTGAGCAGTATGGTGTGACCGTTTTTTACACTGCTCCCACTGCAATACGCTACTTCATGAAACTCGGAGAGGAGTGGTTGAAGAAACACAATCTATCTTCGTTGCGTTTGCTTGGAACGGTCGGTGAAACGATAGATCCTAAAGCTTGGAAGTGGTATTACAAGTATGTAGGAAACGAGCGATGCCCCGTCATCGACACATGGTGGCAAACAGAAACAGGCATGATCATAATAGCACCTTTACCCGGCATAACAAAGCTCAAGCCCGGTTCTGTAACGCTTCCTTTCCCGGGAATTTTAGTAAATATACGCGATGAGGATGGAAATCCAGCAGACAGCGGAGAGCTCGTAATAATGAACCCATGGCCAGCAATGTTCAGGAATCTATGGGGCGAGCCAGAAAGGTTTGTCAAACAATACTGGCGGTTAGATGGCTCGGGTAGACTCATCTACTATGCTGAGGATGGAGCAAGGAGGGATGGGGACGGATACTACTGGATAATAGGAAGGATCGACGAAGTTCTGAAGGTCAGCGGTCACAGGCTTGGAAGCGCTGAAATCGAAAGTGCTCTTATATCTCACGAAGCTGTAAGTGAAGCAGCAGTTATCGGTAAGCCCCACGAAATCAAAGGTCAAGTGCCGATCGCATTTGTTGTTCTTAAGACGGGCTACGAGCCGAGCGTCAAACTTGAAAAAGACCTTAAAACTCATGTTAGAAATGAAATAGGTGCAATAGCCGTACCTGAAGAGATATACTTCGTCGAACAACTACCAAAGACAAGAAGTGGAAAGATAGTACGTAGGATTCTACTTGCTATCGAGAAGGGCGAAGAAATAGGAGATATCACAACCCTCGAAGACGTCACGGTTGTTGAGAGGATCAAGGATGTTAGGAGGGCAAAATGATTTATTTATGTAGTATAAACTGCAAACTCTATACTCTTACTTTATCAGCAAAAATCCTACTATAAACAGATAATGCTAGTAATTTACCTATAAACGGAGAGCAGACGTATATATTTGCATATATTATTTTAAATCGAAAATATGTAATCGCAAGAAATAAATATGATGAAAATCAACTATAAAGATGGAAAACAACTTCGAAGTTACGACAGGTAAAAAAGTAGTTCTGGGTACATTTATTGCACTTTTGGTTTCTTTAGGTATTGCCTTGCATCTTTACACGGAGTTTCTCTGGTTTGAGTCTCTCAATCTCGGTTCTATCTTTATGGCAATGCTGTATTACAAGATTATCTTGTTCGTAATCTTTTTTGCCTTTGCTCTTGCCATACTTAGCCTCAACCACTTTGCCCTTAAAAGAGTAAGCCACGAGCTAGGTGAATCACTCAAACTGCCATTCTGGGTTAATATACTATTAGCTCTAACAGTAGCTTTGATCTTTTCTCGTATGTGGCTTCAGTACGTTTACTTCACAAACTCGGTTGACTTCAACCTTAAAGATCCGATTTTTGGGCTCGATGTCTCTTTCTACGTTTTCAAACTCCCATTCATTCAGACTGTACTTTTCTTTTTCCTTGCATTGCTCTTGCTTACCATCTCAATTACAGTAGCGTATTACGCTTTTGTATTCAGAGATGTTAAAAGTTTTGATGAGCTTAAAGATAAATTCCCCCAAACGGGATACGTTCACATCTCTCTGCTTCTAGCTGGCATTTTTATCTTCATAGCAGTGTACTTCTACTTTGCAAGGTTTGATCTGCTTACATCTCCACACGGAGCTGTAATGGGTGCTGGTTATACCGATGTCCACATAAGACTTCCCGCAATGGGACTGATTGCGATACTATCTCTTTTTTTGGCTGTAGCATGTATTTACCTTGGCTATAAACGAAACATCAATGCTATGCCTATACCCTTCATCATTCTGGCAGTTGTAATACTCCTTTCAATTGTCGTTGCTCCTGCTGTGGTTCAGAAGCTTGAAGTTGAGCCGAATGAACTTGTTAAAGAGGAGGAATACATACGATACAGCATTGACTTTACGAGGTTTGCTTACGGCTTAAACGTTAATAAAATGTATTACTCTGCCGAGAACAACCTCAGCGTCGATACAATTGAGAGAAATCGTGGCACCATAGACAACATTAGAATCTGGGATCACCGTCCTCTACTCAGTGTTTACAGGCAGATGCAGCAGATAAGAACTTATTACTTTGTAAATGACGTTGATGTAGATCGTTACTACATTGATGGAAAGTATACACAGATTATGATCTCTGCAAGGGAACTTTCAACCGATTTGCTATCGCCAAGAGCAAAAACGTGGCTTAACGAGCATCTAATATTTACTCATGGTTATGGTGTCGTCGCCTCGCCGGTAAATTCCGTAACCAAGGTGGGGTTGCCAGATCTGATAATTGAGGACATTCCTCCAAAGGGAAAAATAGCTATTGAACGCCCCGAAATCTATTATGGTGAGCTGACAACGAATTACGTGATCGTTAAAACCAAACAGAAAGAATTTGACTATCCGTTGGGTGAGGGTAACGTTCTAACAACTTACAATGGTTCTGGAGGGGTTAAGCTCGATTCGTACTTTAAAAAGCTCATATACGCAATAAAATTCGGCGACGTTAAGTTTCTACTGAGCGATTACATCACAACAGAAAGCAGGTTGATGTTTCACAGAAATATAATAGACAGAGTGTCCACGATAGCACCTTTCCTAGTGTATGATAGAGACCCGTATATAGCCATAATAGATGGAAAGCAATACTGGATAATTGATTCATACACAACCCTCGACAAATTCCCATACTCTGCAAGATACCCGACATTCAACTACGTTCGAAATCCGGTTAAGGTTTTTGTAGATGCTTACAACGGAACGGCCAAATTCTACGTTATTCAGGAAGAACCTGTCATCAGGGTTTTGATGAAAGCGTTTCCAGATCTTTTCATCTCAGCAGATAAAATGAGTGAAGAAGAGAGAGCTCACATAAGGTATCCGGTTGATCTGTTCGAGGTTCAGGCACATATTTACGCGACTTTCCACATGGACGATGCAAAAACATTCTACAACCGCGAGGATGTCTGGGAAATTCCGGAGGAGATTTTTGAGGACGACATAATACAAATGGAGCCCTACTATGTCATTCTGACTCTGCCCGGAAACGACAAGCCGGAGTTCCTGCTAATGCTTCCGTTCACCCCTAAGGGAAGGGATAACATCATTGCATGGCTGGCTGCAAGGTGTGATGAGGATTACGGCGAGTTGAGGCTGTATGAATTTCCAAAAGGACAACTCATCTATGGTCCTATGCAAATAGAGGCGAGAATTGATCAAAATGCTGACATCTCCCAGTTATTCACCCTCTGGGGACAGGTTGGGTCTAAGGTAATTAGAGGCGATTTGCTCGTTATCCCCATAGAGAACTCAATACTGTACATAGAGCCTATCTATCTGAGGGCTGAAAATGCTCAGATTCCAGAGCTTAGGGGTGTTATAGTTGTTTACAAAGACATGCTGGCGATGAGACCAACGCTTGATGAGTCTTTGATAGCGGTATTTGGTAAGGAAGCTAAGCCTGAAATCGTTGAAGAGGAGAGTGTTCAGAATCTTGTGAGGCAATTGGTCGAGCTTTACGACAAGGCAAGGGAGGAAGCAGGGGCTGGTAACTGGACAGGATTCGGTGAATACATTGAGAAGCTTGGAAAAACTATTAGCAAGCTAAACGAGACTGCAGGGCGTTAACGTCAATTCTACGTTGACAGCGATGGATGGAATATGCTACTACTACCTGCAGTACGCTTAAGATTTTATACTTCTTTTAGTTTAACTTTATCGACATGTTCGTAATCCAAGATGAGAAATACTACAACAAGTTTGGAGTTTTCAGAGACAGAATCGATGCGGGAAACAAGCTCGCCAACTTAATTTTGAAGAATCTTGATGTAGATAAAGATAAAACGGATGTGGTCGCGATACCTGCTGGAGGAGTTCCCGTAGCTTCGGCAATGGCTAAAAAAATTGGTTTGAAGTTGAAAGTCCTCTTGGTCTCAAAAATCCTATTTCCGTGGACGACCGAAGCTGGTTTCGGTGCACTAAGCATGTTTAGCGACTTTGAATTGAACGAGGATGCAATTCGCTATTACAACATTAGTGAAGAAGTTGTTGATGTGCAGATAAAGAAGACCAGAGAAAAGATTGCAAAAAGGCTGAAGATAATTCCTAAGAAATTTTTAATTGGAGAGGGAAATAAGGTTACATTCATAGTTGATGATGGTTTAGCGTCTGGATATACAATGTTGGTGGCTTTAAAAAGTGCAAGAAGATTTTACGATAAAATATACGTTGCAGTCCCTACAGCTTCTTCGCATGCAATTGACTTAATCATCAAAAACTGCGATGGCATTTTCTGCATAAACCTGAGAGATATTTATCCCTACGCGGTCGCTGACGCTTATTTAGAGTGGCACGATATCAGCGATGAAGAGATGCTAGAGTTTTTGAAATAGCAAAAACTCAATTTAGTTTCTATTTTTATAGAAATTTGTCATATATTTTTCCAGCTCAACGAGGATAAATACTAAAGAAGATACAGCTACAATTTCGAACCACATACC encodes:
- a CDS encoding damage-control phosphatase, which encodes MRIYPICPACLLNRAYMESRFVTDDEELIFKAVGVALKVLAEKYFTRSINAHIATEMHRKVYEVLGVEDPYKEVKEKANKVAMENLPIVKAFVENQPDTFRASAIASIIANTFDYGVMGHEVEDEDFLTFFIREFKKGLKIDDLDEIRELCKGKVCYLTDNCGEIVIDTLFMKEIKKICERLTVVVRGKPIISDATLEDALAVGVDKIADEILTNGEGAIGIIEEELPPETLERLESADVIIAKGMANYESLSDSRFKPIAFLLKAKCKPVAMDLGVEVGDMIAMLRR
- a CDS encoding RNA-processing protein codes for the protein MWKTWFGEVEEKDGDYVVKKAENFVKAFRSAENAEPLPFNLPEVGLKVFKSLEDYYKTLRKIAITVTEEDVERELKREDRYAILLLKALDKLNESINMLEEKLRDVEEVKVSEVTEEFRESIDRLKALRRRIEKEIEDIVTKIAPNLSEIAGPLITARLLEKAGSLERLAFLPGSKIQILGAEKSLYKALARMRRGKRAKTPKHGIIFLHPFIRTLPKKKRGKMARFMAAKLAIAARLDYFRGELDEKLAEEVRRKYEELRRSK
- a CDS encoding SIS domain-containing protein, coding for MDFGDIVVKNAIKIVDFLKVLPKVLEDQKERLNEFVKILKDSKAIHVYGVGRSGAVALCFAIRLKHFEKVLGCKVWWVGDEVREKIEEGDTLIAFSGSGETAEVLIVAERAKNANAKVVAVTSFEDSSLARMADLVIIIPGGLEKRKGWKYLEAQFVGEFYGGGEFELLAYAFQEVLINAIGEYFGIPKDVVIKEHERNSIHRKSS
- a CDS encoding class I SAM-dependent methyltransferase, producing MKAVRVHKFKAEEVRKFAERIGAKDKDRLVVCRGDYVEIPIYDGFENYFKEYEIVEQEEPVFARKSDLYEILKEKIPRKLWDYIPRRYKIIGDVILIKIPDELEEYKQLIGETLLSIHKRCKSVWRDLGREGMLRKPKVELIAGSGSETVHKENGCLFKLDVTKVMFSVGNQGERMRIVKLVQDGEVVVDMFAGIGYFTIPIAVHTKAKKIYAIEINPDSYFYLLENIELNDVKNVIPILGDSMYVTPEGVADRVVMGHIFCHEFLPVAIKALKGDGYIHYHESVPEVIINRPIERIKSACESLGKNVKIENFRKVKNYSPGVLHVVVDAYVY
- a CDS encoding phosphoribosyltransferase; the encoded protein is MFVIQDEKYYNKFGVFRDRIDAGNKLANLILKNLDVDKDKTDVVAIPAGGVPVASAMAKKIGLKLKVLLVSKILFPWTTEAGFGALSMFSDFELNEDAIRYYNISEEVVDVQIKKTREKIAKRLKIIPKKFLIGEGNKVTFIVDDGLASGYTMLVALKSARRFYDKIYVAVPTASSHAIDLIIKNCDGIFCINLRDIYPYAVADAYLEWHDISDEEMLEFLK
- a CDS encoding UPF0182 family membrane protein encodes the protein MENNFEVTTGKKVVLGTFIALLVSLGIALHLYTEFLWFESLNLGSIFMAMLYYKIILFVIFFAFALAILSLNHFALKRVSHELGESLKLPFWVNILLALTVALIFSRMWLQYVYFTNSVDFNLKDPIFGLDVSFYVFKLPFIQTVLFFFLALLLLTISITVAYYAFVFRDVKSFDELKDKFPQTGYVHISLLLAGIFIFIAVYFYFARFDLLTSPHGAVMGAGYTDVHIRLPAMGLIAILSLFLAVACIYLGYKRNINAMPIPFIILAVVILLSIVVAPAVVQKLEVEPNELVKEEEYIRYSIDFTRFAYGLNVNKMYYSAENNLSVDTIERNRGTIDNIRIWDHRPLLSVYRQMQQIRTYYFVNDVDVDRYYIDGKYTQIMISARELSTDLLSPRAKTWLNEHLIFTHGYGVVASPVNSVTKVGLPDLIIEDIPPKGKIAIERPEIYYGELTTNYVIVKTKQKEFDYPLGEGNVLTTYNGSGGVKLDSYFKKLIYAIKFGDVKFLLSDYITTESRLMFHRNIIDRVSTIAPFLVYDRDPYIAIIDGKQYWIIDSYTTLDKFPYSARYPTFNYVRNPVKVFVDAYNGTAKFYVIQEEPVIRVLMKAFPDLFISADKMSEEERAHIRYPVDLFEVQAHIYATFHMDDAKTFYNREDVWEIPEEIFEDDIIQMEPYYVILTLPGNDKPEFLLMLPFTPKGRDNIIAWLAARCDEDYGELRLYEFPKGQLIYGPMQIEARIDQNADISQLFTLWGQVGSKVIRGDLLVIPIENSILYIEPIYLRAENAQIPELRGVIVVYKDMLAMRPTLDESLIAVFGKEAKPEIVEEESVQNLVRQLVELYDKAREEAGAGNWTGFGEYIEKLGKTISKLNETAGR
- a CDS encoding cysteine-rich small domain-containing protein; its protein translation is MNENREKTLIELFRALDGIYGPNYECKYYPCHFYGQDCTFCYCPFYPCLIYDLGGELILTEDGYIWSCKGCNWVHEKENAEEIIYRLGSYPKQRLVEEDWFFFSRVLQEMIYGRELGVWVGSSYNLMPAILRGKECEEVENIEFLAVTLEDFEIVDVRRISNVEDADSEIIIPLKIGGELYGIDNSGRKVMCKL
- a CDS encoding DUF63 family protein; translation: MIWDFIKKYYIDSIVYKTGYNPVNTVTWAIILILAVYAIYKYLSKRLSFDERFFISNVPYVFFGSFLRVVEDAGFLKPPLSYFFMSPFIYVVVFCIAFPSLLLNLKLRKENYWKHHFALGVILSVLTLSFLLLNLEIIHIEVLPISAAIATFATALFYLPARFLGLDKLSISVFFSHMLDASATFYGITYLNYWELHVIPRLLINQFGAWVLIPTKFVVFTLVLWILEKERDVQLKNFIKFVLLVLGLAPATRDITRMIFYV
- the acs gene encoding acetate--CoA ligase, whose amino-acid sequence is MSKKFSQKDVYEPSEETRRYAWVNNERIYEMALDYLTFWDSVAKNDIEWFEPYREVLDSSNAPFYRWFVGGKINITHNCLDRHVETKGDKTAIIWQGEPENEKERITYRELYRRVCRFANALRALGVRKEDVVTIYMGMVPELPIAMLACARIGAIHNVVFGGFSATALRDRINDANSKVVVTMDGYYRRGKVIETKRIVDKALEGCNVESVVVLERIGNDVNMVDGRDVWWHELEEGLPNKCECKALDSEHTLFILYTSGTTGKPKGVLHVHGGYNVGTHITTKWVFDLKDRDVFWCTADIGWITGHSYVVYGPLSNGATVLIYEGAPDYPQPDRWWSIIEQYGVTVFYTAPTAIRYFMKLGEEWLKKHNLSSLRLLGTVGETIDPKAWKWYYKYVGNERCPVIDTWWQTETGMIIIAPLPGITKLKPGSVTLPFPGILVNIRDEDGNPADSGELVIMNPWPAMFRNLWGEPERFVKQYWRLDGSGRLIYYAEDGARRDGDGYYWIIGRIDEVLKVSGHRLGSAEIESALISHEAVSEAAVIGKPHEIKGQVPIAFVVLKTGYEPSVKLEKDLKTHVRNEIGAIAVPEEIYFVEQLPKTRSGKIVRRILLAIEKGEEIGDITTLEDVTVVERIKDVRRAK